A region of Tolypothrix sp. NIES-4075 DNA encodes the following proteins:
- a CDS encoding LON peptidase substrate-binding domain-containing protein — MASSSKIAVRELPLFPLPEVVLFPTRPLPLHIFEFRYRIMMNTILESDRRFGVLMYDQAKGAIANVGCCAEIIHYQRLPDDRMKMLTLGQQRFRVLEYVREKPYRVGLVEWIEDQPPSKDLRPLATDVEQLLRDVVRLSSKLTEQNIELPEDLPDLPIELSYWVASNLYGVAPEQQLLLEMQDTAARLEREAEILTSTRNHLAARTVLKDTFNDK; from the coding sequence ATGGCATCTTCTTCTAAAATTGCGGTTCGCGAACTACCTCTGTTCCCGTTACCCGAAGTAGTTCTATTTCCTACCAGACCATTACCACTACATATTTTTGAATTTCGCTACAGAATCATGATGAACACGATTCTGGAAAGCGATCGCAGGTTTGGTGTTTTGATGTACGATCAAGCAAAAGGCGCGATCGCAAACGTTGGCTGTTGTGCGGAGATTATTCATTACCAACGCCTACCAGATGACCGCATGAAGATGTTGACTTTGGGACAGCAAAGATTTCGCGTCCTAGAATATGTCAGAGAAAAGCCATATCGCGTTGGTTTAGTTGAGTGGATTGAAGATCAACCACCAAGCAAAGATTTACGACCTTTAGCAACAGATGTAGAACAACTGCTGCGAGATGTTGTGCGTCTATCATCTAAGTTGACCGAACAAAACATCGAACTGCCAGAAGATTTGCCAGATTTGCCAATAGAATTATCTTACTGGGTAGCGAGTAACCTTTATGGTGTAGCCCCAGAGCAACAGTTATTGTTAGAAATGCAAGACACCGCAGCTCGCTTAGAACGAGAAGCTGAAATTTTAACTTCTACTCGCAATCATCTGGCAGCTCGCACTGTTCTCAAAGACACCTTTAATGATAAATAA
- the rpsJ gene encoding 30S ribosomal protein S10, translating to MATLQQQKIRIRLQAFDRRLLDTSCEKIVDTANRTNATAIGPIPLPTKRRIYCVLRSPHVDKDSREHFETRTHRRIIDIYQPSSKTIDALMKLDLPSGVDIEVKL from the coding sequence ATGGCAACTCTACAACAGCAGAAAATTAGAATTCGCTTACAGGCTTTTGACCGCCGCTTACTGGATACATCTTGCGAGAAGATTGTAGACACAGCTAACCGGACTAACGCTACAGCCATAGGACCGATTCCTTTACCAACAAAACGCAGAATTTATTGCGTACTGCGATCGCCCCACGTCGATAAAGACTCACGAGAACACTTTGAAACTCGCACCCATCGCCGCATTATAGACATCTATCAGCCTTCTTCTAAAACTATTGATGCTTTGATGAAACTTGATTTGCCATCTGGTGTGGATATTGAAGTCAAATTGTAA
- the tuf gene encoding elongation factor Tu, giving the protein MARAKFERNKPHINIGTVGHVDHGKTTLTAAITMTLAAMGQAVAKGYDQIDNAPEEKARGITINTAHVEYETENRHYAHVDCPGHADYVKNMITGAAQMDGGILVVAATDGPMPQTREHILLAKQVGVPSLVVFLNKEDLMDDPELLELVELELRELLTSYDFPGDDIPIIKGSGLQALEAMTKNPKTQRGENEWVDKIYELMDSVDSFIPTPERDVDKPFLMAIEDVFSITGRGTVATGRIERGKVKVGDNVELVGIRDTRNTTVTGIEMFKKSLDEGMAGDNAGVLLRGIQKTDIERGMVLAKPGSITPHTQFEGEVYVLTEKEGGRKTPFFSGYRPQFYVRTTDVTGTITAFTSDDGSEAEMVMPGDRIKMSVELINPIAIEQGMRFAIREGGRTIGAGVVSKILK; this is encoded by the coding sequence ATGGCACGCGCAAAGTTTGAAAGGAATAAACCCCACATAAATATCGGTACTGTTGGACACGTTGACCACGGTAAAACTACGTTAACGGCAGCTATCACCATGACCTTAGCCGCTATGGGTCAAGCCGTAGCTAAAGGTTACGATCAAATCGATAACGCACCCGAAGAAAAGGCACGGGGTATTACAATTAATACCGCTCACGTTGAGTACGAAACCGAAAATCGTCACTATGCCCACGTAGACTGTCCCGGACACGCTGACTATGTGAAGAACATGATCACCGGTGCGGCACAGATGGATGGAGGCATCCTCGTAGTAGCTGCTACTGATGGTCCAATGCCCCAAACTCGCGAACACATTCTGTTAGCAAAGCAGGTGGGTGTACCCAGCTTGGTTGTCTTTTTGAACAAAGAAGACTTGATGGATGACCCCGAACTCTTGGAACTAGTAGAACTAGAACTTAGAGAATTGCTCACCAGCTACGATTTCCCTGGTGACGACATCCCCATTATCAAAGGTTCTGGTCTGCAAGCTCTGGAAGCTATGACTAAGAATCCTAAGACCCAACGCGGTGAAAATGAGTGGGTAGATAAAATCTATGAGTTGATGGACTCTGTAGATTCGTTTATCCCCACTCCGGAGCGAGATGTGGATAAGCCTTTCTTGATGGCGATTGAAGACGTATTCTCCATCACAGGTCGCGGTACTGTTGCCACAGGTCGGATTGAACGTGGTAAAGTCAAAGTCGGCGATAACGTCGAACTAGTAGGTATCAGAGATACTCGCAACACAACCGTAACCGGAATTGAGATGTTTAAGAAGAGTCTCGATGAAGGTATGGCTGGGGACAACGCCGGTGTACTATTGCGCGGTATTCAGAAGACTGATATTGAACGCGGTATGGTGCTAGCAAAACCCGGTTCGATTACTCCCCACACTCAATTTGAAGGTGAAGTGTACGTGCTAACAGAAAAAGAAGGTGGTCGCAAGACTCCATTTTTCTCTGGCTACCGTCCTCAATTTTATGTGCGGACAACAGACGTAACCGGCACGATTACAGCATTCACTTCCGATGATGGTAGCGAGGCAGAAATGGTAATGCCTGGAGACCGGATCAAAATGAGTGTGGAATTAATCAACCCGATCGCTATTGAACAAGGTATGCGCTTCGCTATTCGTGAAGGTGGTCGCACCATCGGTGCCGGTGTCGTATCCAAAATCCTGAAGTAA
- a CDS encoding Uma2 family endonuclease, translating into MTQTQVEPKLYSFDEFISWYPENSFNRYELHDGVIIEMPKPKGKHSNLTGSLIEQLLIIIRQSGSGGIWTIPRESIIKPKREKSGYEPDIIVLNKEVLGAEPRWESESIIQNPDSVKLIVEVVSTNWRDDYYDKLRDYEEMGIEEYWIIDYAALGARKFIGNPKQPTIFVCNLVDGEYQMTAFTGNTLIVSPTFPEFNLTAQQIFDLAS; encoded by the coding sequence ATGACTCAAACCCAAGTCGAACCCAAACTATACAGCTTCGATGAATTTATAAGTTGGTATCCCGAAAATTCATTCAACCGGTACGAACTGCACGATGGAGTAATTATCGAAATGCCCAAACCAAAGGGAAAACATTCAAATCTAACAGGTTCCCTTATCGAGCAACTATTGATAATTATCAGGCAGAGTGGCTCTGGCGGCATCTGGACTATTCCCAGAGAATCGATTATCAAACCCAAACGGGAAAAATCAGGTTATGAGCCTGATATTATCGTTTTGAACAAAGAAGTTCTTGGGGCAGAACCCCGGTGGGAAAGCGAATCGATTATCCAAAATCCTGATTCGGTCAAATTAATTGTCGAGGTTGTTTCAACTAATTGGCGTGACGATTACTACGATAAACTTCGAGATTATGAGGAAATGGGCATCGAGGAATATTGGATTATCGATTATGCAGCACTGGGGGCAAGAAAGTTCATCGGCAACCCCAAGCAACCCACAATTTTTGTTTGTAACTTGGTTGATGGAGAATATCAGATGACTGCATTTACAGGAAACACTTTAATTGTTTCCCCGACCTTCCCCGAATTCAACTTGACCGCACAGCAAATTTTCGATTTGGCTTCATAG
- the pheA gene encoding prephenate dehydratase: MNQSIAHLGPPGTYTEQAAFFYLNWLLKNKGIEANLCPYPSIAQSLQAVAQGNAQLAVVPVENSIEGSVTMTLDSLWQLETLRIQMALVMPIAHALISGASSLDNIKTVSSHPQALAQCQQWLEKFLPNVQLIPTNSTTEPLQNLEHDKTAAVISPSRAAQLYNLPILARGINDNPENCTRFLVVSQTEVDTAYTIASASASHTSLAFSMPANTPGSLVKPLQIFAELDINLSKIQSRPTKRSLGEYLFFIDLEADSTEPKMQSALAELSTHTEVLKIFGSYNVLPANAL, translated from the coding sequence ATGAATCAATCGATTGCACATTTAGGACCACCTGGCACTTATACAGAACAAGCGGCTTTTTTTTATCTCAACTGGCTTTTGAAAAACAAGGGAATTGAAGCTAACTTGTGTCCCTATCCCAGCATTGCCCAGTCACTCCAAGCTGTTGCTCAAGGTAATGCACAGTTGGCTGTTGTGCCTGTAGAAAATTCTATTGAAGGAAGCGTGACAATGACGCTGGATTCGCTGTGGCAACTGGAAACTTTGCGAATTCAAATGGCGTTGGTAATGCCGATCGCTCATGCGTTAATTTCCGGCGCTAGTAGCTTAGATAACATTAAAACAGTTTCTTCTCACCCGCAAGCTTTAGCGCAATGTCAGCAATGGTTGGAAAAGTTTCTGCCCAATGTGCAGTTGATTCCTACTAATTCTACAACCGAGCCGCTACAAAACTTAGAACACGACAAAACAGCAGCAGTAATTTCACCTAGTAGAGCGGCGCAATTGTACAATTTGCCGATACTAGCTAGGGGAATTAACGATAATCCAGAAAATTGTACTCGCTTTTTGGTGGTCAGTCAAACTGAAGTAGATACAGCTTACACAATAGCTTCAGCAAGTGCTAGTCATACGTCTCTAGCTTTCAGTATGCCTGCAAATACACCGGGTTCTCTGGTTAAACCCCTACAAATATTTGCCGAACTTGATATTAACCTTAGCAAAATTCAGTCTCGCCCGACAAAGCGATCGCTCGGAGAATACTTGTTTTTTATTGATTTAGAAGCAGATTCCACCGAGCCAAAAATGCAATCAGCTTTGGCTGAATTAAGCACTCACACAGAAGTATTAAAAATTTTTGGTAGTTACAATGTTCTACCAGCCAACGCCCTATAA